The Lysobacter panacisoli genome includes a window with the following:
- the creC gene encoding two-component system sensor histidine kinase CreC translates to MKIGLRIFLGYFVIVAVAALLLAQVFVAQVKPGVRQAMEDTLVDTANVLAELATDDFLAGRIDSGDFARRVRAMAQRDYGAQIWGFGKRSSQYRIYVTDARGIVVFDSGGRDVGKDYSRWNDVYLTLRGRYGARSTRAEYADPDSTVMHVAAPIRDAQGRIIGVLTVAKPNRAIAPFIDRSQRVVERWGAVLMGVSLLIGLVAAWWLSRQLGMLRRYANAVTAGERATLPATAGEFGELGRALETMRARLEGKQYVEHYVHTLTHEMKSPLAAIRGSAELLEGPLDDADRARFIASIRSQSDRLAQMIDKMLALAAVEHRQRLDHPEVLQLDTLVEDAAVQCATRLAQAGLTLDHEHAGALPPVHGDPFLLRQAIVNLIENAIDFAPRGSGIELRLFRDGERQAVEVRDRGPGIPDYAVGRVFERFYSLPRPGNGSRSSGLGLCFVAEVAALHGGEAALFNREDGGAVARIALPG, encoded by the coding sequence ATGAAGATCGGTCTGCGCATCTTCCTCGGCTACTTCGTGATCGTCGCGGTCGCGGCGCTGCTGTTGGCGCAGGTGTTCGTCGCGCAGGTGAAGCCCGGCGTCCGCCAGGCGATGGAGGACACGCTGGTTGACACCGCCAACGTGCTGGCCGAACTGGCCACCGACGATTTCCTCGCCGGCCGCATCGACAGCGGCGATTTCGCCCGCCGCGTGCGCGCGATGGCGCAACGCGACTACGGCGCGCAGATCTGGGGCTTCGGCAAGCGTTCCTCGCAGTACCGCATCTACGTCACCGACGCGCGCGGGATCGTGGTGTTCGACAGTGGCGGGCGCGACGTCGGCAAGGACTACTCGCGCTGGAACGATGTCTACCTGACGCTGCGCGGCCGCTACGGTGCGCGTTCGACCCGCGCCGAATACGCCGATCCGGATTCCACCGTGATGCACGTGGCGGCGCCGATCCGCGACGCACAGGGACGCATCATCGGCGTGCTGACCGTAGCCAAGCCCAATCGCGCCATCGCGCCGTTCATCGATCGCAGCCAGCGCGTGGTCGAACGCTGGGGCGCGGTGTTGATGGGCGTTTCGCTGCTGATCGGCCTGGTCGCGGCGTGGTGGCTGTCGCGCCAGCTCGGCATGTTGCGCCGCTACGCCAACGCGGTCACCGCGGGCGAGCGCGCGACGCTGCCGGCGACGGCGGGCGAGTTCGGCGAACTCGGTCGCGCGCTGGAAACCATGCGCGCGCGCTTGGAAGGCAAGCAGTACGTCGAACACTACGTGCACACGCTGACGCACGAAATGAAGAGCCCGCTCGCGGCGATCCGCGGCAGTGCCGAACTGCTGGAAGGGCCGCTCGATGACGCCGACCGCGCACGCTTCATCGCCAGCATCCGCAGTCAGAGCGACCGCCTGGCGCAGATGATCGACAAGATGCTGGCGCTGGCCGCGGTCGAGCATCGCCAGCGTCTCGACCATCCGGAAGTACTGCAACTCGACACGCTCGTCGAAGATGCCGCCGTGCAGTGCGCGACGCGGCTCGCGCAGGCAGGACTGACGCTCGACCACGAGCATGCCGGCGCGTTGCCGCCGGTGCATGGCGATCCGTTCCTGCTGCGCCAGGCGATCGTCAACCTGATCGAGAACGCCATCGACTTCGCGCCGCGCGGCAGCGGCATCGAACTGCGCCTGTTCCGCGACGGCGAGCGCCAGGCGGTGGAAGTGCGCGACCGCGGTCCGGGCATTCCCGACTACGCCGTGGGTCGCGTGTTCGAACGGTTCTATTCGTTGCCGCGCCCGGGCAACGGCAGCCGCAGCAGCGGGCTGGGCTTGTGCTTCGTGGCCGAAGTGGCCGCGCTGCACGGCGGCGAGGCCGCGCTGTTCAACCGCGAGGACGGCGGCGCGGTCGCGCGCATCGCGCTTCCGGGCTAG
- the creB gene encoding two-component system response regulator CreB encodes MRILLVDDEPAIAQIVVHALRAEGFEAAHCLTGGEALAAARSQAFDLAILDVGLPDIGGFALCRELRRHGDLPVIFLTAQNAEADRILGLEIGADDYVTKPFSPRELVARVRVVLRRVHPAPAGASADAFAHDADGRRIRFRGRPLDLTRYEYGLLAALLQRPGAVLSRAQLMDRVWGDALESGDRTVDTHIKTLRAKLRDVAPDADPIRTHRGLGYSLDVDA; translated from the coding sequence ATGCGCATCCTCCTGGTCGACGACGAACCCGCGATCGCGCAGATCGTCGTGCACGCGCTGCGCGCGGAGGGGTTCGAGGCCGCGCACTGCCTGACCGGCGGCGAGGCGCTGGCCGCGGCGCGCTCGCAGGCGTTCGACCTGGCGATCCTCGACGTGGGCCTGCCCGACATCGGCGGCTTCGCGCTGTGCCGCGAACTGCGCCGCCACGGCGACCTGCCGGTGATCTTCCTGACCGCGCAGAACGCCGAGGCCGATCGCATCCTCGGTCTGGAGATCGGCGCCGACGACTACGTGACCAAGCCGTTCTCGCCCCGCGAACTGGTCGCGCGCGTGCGCGTGGTGCTGCGCCGCGTGCATCCGGCGCCCGCGGGCGCCAGCGCCGACGCGTTCGCGCACGACGCGGACGGCAGGCGCATCCGTTTCCGCGGCCGTCCGCTGGACCTGACCCGCTACGAGTACGGCCTGCTCGCCGCACTGCTGCAACGACCCGGTGCGGTGCTCTCGCGCGCGCAACTGATGGACCGCGTGTGGGGCGATGCGCTGGAAAGCGGCGACCGCACCGTCGACACGCACATCAAGACATTGCGCGCCAAGCTGCGCGACGTCGCGCCCGATGCCGATCCGATCCGCACCCATCGCGGCCTGGGCTACTCGCTGGACGTGGACGCCTGA
- the creD gene encoding cell envelope integrity protein CreD has translation MLRLALKVGFVFVLTLAILIPLSMIGGVIHERQEYRAQAVADIARSYAGAQSFAGPVLVVPYTQVEEVEDPTPYDPHRKVQRTKTDYWTFFPAALDVRGPMRPDTRRRGLYEVRVYEWQGRAKARFDVRIPEDAAVTGRQIGRPYLSYAIADVRGLRAAPRLRVNGREMALEEGMGSRDGPGLHVRLDAPAAGQALTVDTDLDIRLGGTESLALVPLGKSNRFALESSWPHPSFGGTSPRHDIDARGFHADWEIASVASTAQRQFLEGRSLPELGEGAASMRGLDAVGVSLIDPVDIYTQSDRATKYGVLFVLLTFVGFFIFELIKQLPIHPIQYGLVGLSLAIFFLLLVSLSEHFDFLYSYFAASAACIGLLGFYLSAVLRSVGRGLGFAAMLATLYAALYGLLVSEDNALVLGAGLLFLVLATIMVITRRVDWYQLAGARPAPRLE, from the coding sequence ATGCTGCGCCTTGCACTGAAGGTCGGGTTCGTCTTCGTTCTGACGCTCGCGATCCTCATCCCGCTGTCGATGATCGGCGGCGTCATCCACGAACGGCAGGAATACCGGGCGCAGGCGGTCGCCGACATCGCGCGCAGCTACGCCGGCGCGCAGTCGTTCGCCGGACCGGTGCTGGTGGTCCCATACACGCAGGTGGAGGAAGTCGAAGATCCCACGCCGTACGATCCGCACCGCAAGGTCCAGCGCACGAAGACCGACTACTGGACGTTCTTCCCCGCCGCACTGGACGTGCGCGGTCCGATGCGGCCGGACACGCGCCGGCGCGGGCTGTACGAGGTGCGCGTGTACGAATGGCAGGGGCGGGCGAAGGCGCGCTTCGACGTGCGCATTCCCGAGGACGCCGCCGTCACCGGGCGCCAGATCGGTCGTCCGTACCTGAGCTACGCCATCGCCGACGTGCGCGGTCTGCGGGCCGCGCCGCGCCTGCGCGTGAACGGTCGCGAGATGGCACTGGAAGAAGGCATGGGCAGTCGCGACGGTCCGGGCCTGCACGTCCGCCTCGATGCGCCCGCCGCAGGACAGGCGCTCACCGTGGATACCGATCTCGACATCCGCCTGGGCGGCACGGAGTCGCTCGCGCTGGTGCCGCTGGGCAAGAGCAACCGGTTCGCGCTGGAATCGAGCTGGCCGCATCCGAGCTTCGGCGGCACCTCGCCCCGCCACGACATAGATGCGCGAGGGTTCCATGCGGACTGGGAAATCGCGTCGGTGGCGAGCACCGCGCAACGCCAGTTCCTTGAAGGACGTTCGCTGCCTGAGCTGGGCGAAGGCGCGGCCAGCATGCGTGGCCTCGACGCGGTGGGCGTCTCGCTGATCGATCCGGTCGACATCTACACCCAGTCCGACCGCGCCACCAAGTACGGCGTGCTGTTCGTGTTGCTGACCTTCGTCGGCTTCTTCATCTTCGAGTTGATCAAGCAGCTGCCGATCCACCCGATCCAGTACGGCCTGGTCGGTCTGTCGCTGGCGATCTTCTTCCTGCTGCTGGTCAGCCTGAGCGAGCACTTCGATTTCCTCTACAGCTACTTCGCCGCCAGCGCCGCGTGCATCGGCCTGCTCGGTTTCTACCTGAGCGCGGTACTGCGCAGCGTGGGGCGCGGACTGGGCTTCGCGGCGATGCTGGCCACGCTGTACGCGGCGCTGTACGGCCTGCTGGTGTCGGAGGACAACGCGCTGGTGCTCGGCGCGGGCCTGCTGTTCCTGGTGCTGGCCACGATCATGGTGATCACCCGCCGTGTCGACTGGTACCAGCTGGCCGGTGCGCGCCCGGCGCCGCGTCTGGAATGA
- a CDS encoding 23S rRNA (adenine(2030)-N(6))-methyltransferase RlmJ, which yields MNYRHAFHAGNHADVLKHITVLALCDALVAKPAPVFALDTHGGRGLYALDSNSAQRTGEAEGGIGRLIAEAPKHPAIARYLAAVRACRHDHGSAAYPGSPWLLAHALREQDRIAACELQPEEAGQLRAVFERDPRVAVHTRDGYAAMKALLPPRIGETRYNRGLVLIDPPYEAQLEEFDTALGALRDALGRWPQGTYALWYPIKLRRSLQPFYRRAAALPAKSSLVVELQVRPDDSPLRMNGSGLLVLNPPWQLDQTLAGVVPLLAKVLGEEAGAAGRVEWLVRAA from the coding sequence ATGAACTATCGCCACGCCTTCCATGCCGGCAACCACGCCGACGTGCTCAAGCACATCACCGTGCTCGCCCTGTGCGATGCGCTGGTCGCCAAGCCCGCGCCGGTATTCGCGCTGGACACGCACGGTGGCCGCGGCCTGTACGCGCTGGACAGCAACTCGGCGCAGCGCACCGGCGAAGCCGAGGGCGGAATCGGCCGCCTGATCGCCGAGGCGCCCAAGCATCCGGCGATCGCGCGCTACCTCGCGGCCGTGCGCGCCTGCCGGCACGATCACGGCAGCGCCGCCTACCCCGGTTCGCCGTGGCTGCTCGCGCATGCGCTGCGCGAGCAGGACCGCATCGCCGCCTGCGAACTGCAGCCCGAGGAAGCCGGCCAGCTGCGCGCGGTGTTCGAGCGCGATCCGCGCGTGGCCGTGCACACGCGCGACGGCTACGCCGCGATGAAGGCGCTGCTGCCGCCGCGCATCGGCGAGACGCGCTACAACCGCGGGCTGGTGCTGATCGACCCGCCGTACGAAGCGCAGCTGGAGGAGTTCGACACCGCGCTAGGCGCGCTGCGCGATGCGCTTGGCCGCTGGCCGCAGGGCACCTACGCGCTGTGGTATCCGATCAAGCTGCGCCGTTCGCTGCAGCCGTTCTACCGCCGCGCCGCGGCGCTGCCGGCTAAATCGTCGCTGGTGGTGGAACTGCAGGTGCGTCCGGACGACTCTCCGCTGCGCATGAACGGCAGCGGCCTGCTCGTGCTCAATCCGCCGTGGCAGCTGGACCAGACGCTCGCAGGCGTGGTGCCGCTGCTGGCGAAGGTACTGGGCGAGGAAGCGGGCGCGGCCGGGCGCGTGGAGTGGCTGGTGCGGGCGGCCTGA
- a CDS encoding GNAT family N-acetyltransferase → MDVTSPETARPLDVRCYGGAAIEPWLDDLARLRISVFRDWPYLYDGDAAYEASYLKTYLQSPRSVAVLAFDGDRVVGASTGLPLVDESEEFLAPFDGVSVAPQEVFYCGESVLLPAYRGRGIGHRFFDEREAHARSYGDYAWTAFCAVDRDPSHPRRPAFHRGNEAFWNKRGYRPRSDIRANLAWREVGQAGETGHTLTFWLRPLERTR, encoded by the coding sequence ATGGACGTCACTTCTCCCGAAACCGCCCGCCCGCTCGACGTCCGCTGCTACGGCGGCGCCGCGATCGAACCGTGGCTGGACGACCTGGCTCGCCTGCGCATCAGCGTGTTCCGCGACTGGCCCTACCTCTACGACGGCGACGCCGCCTACGAGGCGAGCTACCTGAAGACCTATCTGCAGTCGCCGCGCAGCGTCGCCGTGCTCGCCTTCGACGGCGACCGTGTGGTCGGCGCCTCCACCGGCCTGCCGCTGGTGGACGAATCGGAGGAATTCCTCGCGCCGTTCGACGGCGTGTCGGTGGCGCCGCAGGAAGTCTTCTACTGCGGCGAGTCGGTGCTGCTGCCGGCGTATCGCGGTCGCGGCATCGGACATCGCTTCTTCGACGAACGCGAAGCGCACGCGCGCAGTTATGGCGACTACGCGTGGACCGCGTTCTGCGCGGTCGACCGCGACCCGTCGCATCCGCGTCGTCCCGCCTTCCATCGCGGCAACGAGGCGTTCTGGAACAAGCGCGGCTACCGCCCGCGCTCCGACATCCGCGCAAACCTTGCGTGGCGCGAAGTCGGACAGGCCGGCGAGACCGGTCACACCCTCACGTTCTGGCTGCGACCACTGGAGCGCACCCGATGA
- a CDS encoding GNAT family N-acetyltransferase, giving the protein MAARERLPPWHERMRLPNGREVLIRPIRPEDAEPIRASFTLLQPEEVRQRFLYALKELTVDMADRMTRVNPKTEFALVAAEPLPPGEALIGAVARIAVDEGGRNAEFAILVSHYVAGMGLGRYLMTRLVKWARGKKLDRVYGDVFEHNQAMLALAQSLGFERELQQDAPGLVRVSLDLKAGKH; this is encoded by the coding sequence ATGGCCGCGCGCGAACGACTCCCGCCTTGGCATGAACGGATGCGTCTCCCCAATGGACGCGAGGTGTTGATACGCCCGATCCGGCCCGAGGACGCCGAGCCCATCCGCGCCAGCTTCACGCTGCTGCAGCCGGAAGAAGTGCGCCAGCGCTTCCTGTATGCGCTGAAGGAACTCACGGTCGACATGGCCGACCGGATGACCCGGGTGAATCCGAAGACTGAATTCGCCCTGGTCGCGGCCGAACCGCTGCCGCCCGGCGAAGCGCTGATCGGCGCGGTCGCGCGCATCGCCGTCGATGAGGGTGGCCGCAACGCGGAATTCGCGATCCTGGTCAGCCATTACGTGGCCGGCATGGGACTGGGCCGCTACCTGATGACCCGTCTGGTGAAATGGGCGCGCGGCAAGAAGCTCGACCGCGTCTATGGCGATGTGTTCGAGCACAACCAGGCGATGCTCGCGCTGGCGCAGTCGCTGGGCTTCGAGCGCGAACTCCAGCAGGACGCACCCGGCCTTGTCCGCGTGTCGCTGGACCTGAAGGCCGGCAAACACTGA
- a CDS encoding phosphatase PAP2 family protein, protein MNRHALQKRLIANDSGWCLRVNRWGERGRSRSYFALVSRLGDGVFWYVLMGALIVIDGLDGLAASAHLAATGVIALTLYKLLKRWTRRPRPFASDQRIHAWVAPLDEFSFPSGHTLHAVAFSLVAIAHYPVLAWVLVPFTASVAASRVVLGLHYPSDVLAATAIGTTLAGVSLWLVPGVSLF, encoded by the coding sequence ATGAACCGACATGCCCTGCAAAAGCGTCTGATCGCCAACGATTCGGGCTGGTGCCTGCGGGTCAACCGCTGGGGCGAACGCGGCCGCTCGCGTTCGTACTTCGCGCTGGTGAGCCGCCTCGGCGACGGCGTGTTCTGGTACGTGCTGATGGGCGCGCTGATCGTCATCGACGGCTTGGACGGACTGGCCGCATCGGCGCACCTGGCCGCGACCGGCGTGATCGCACTGACGCTGTACAAACTGCTCAAGCGCTGGACGCGACGCCCGCGTCCGTTCGCGTCCGACCAGCGCATCCACGCGTGGGTGGCGCCACTGGACGAGTTCTCGTTTCCGTCCGGACACACGTTGCACGCGGTGGCCTTCAGCCTGGTCGCGATCGCGCACTACCCGGTGCTGGCATGGGTACTGGTGCCATTCACCGCGAGCGTGGCGGCGTCGCGCGTGGTGCTCGGCCTGCACTATCCGAGCGACGTGCTGGCCGCAACCGCGATCGGTACGACGCTGGCGGGCGTGTCGTTGTGGCTGGTGCCGGGCGTGTCGCTGTTCTGA
- a CDS encoding MmcQ/YjbR family DNA-binding protein produces MDGAGLQEWVGGWPGGESGMKWEDDLVFTVAGKMFCVVCVRGPKQGSMSFKVEDERFLELTERPGFQPAPYLARAHWVYLEDPGRVPVAELRALLRRSYELVRARLPKKTQRELAD; encoded by the coding sequence ATGGACGGAGCTGGGCTGCAGGAATGGGTGGGCGGATGGCCCGGGGGCGAGTCCGGCATGAAGTGGGAGGACGACCTGGTCTTCACGGTCGCAGGCAAGATGTTCTGCGTGGTCTGCGTGCGTGGGCCCAAGCAGGGGAGCATGAGCTTCAAGGTCGAGGACGAGCGCTTCCTAGAGCTGACCGAGCGCCCCGGCTTCCAGCCGGCCCCGTACCTGGCCCGGGCGCACTGGGTGTACCTCGAAGATCCGGGTCGGGTGCCCGTGGCGGAGCTGCGCGCGCTGCTGCGCCGCAGTTACGAACTGGTGCGCGCCCGTCTGCCGAAGAAGACCCAGCGCGAGCTGGCCGACTGA
- a CDS encoding glycosyltransferase family 4 protein → MRYAIVSETYPPEVNGVALTVQGLEQGLRSRGHEVQVIRPRQSAEEAPAAHEVLVRGAPLPRYPGLRLGLPASGRLQTFWRENTPDAIYVATEGPLGWSALRAARRLGIPAATGFHTRFDEYMRDYGAAFLAQTALRWMRRFHNSADATLVPTRELAQFLQEQRFANVVRLPRAVDTALFDPRNRDAQLRAQWGVGENGLVVIYVGRIAAEKNLDLAVRAFRALQQSRPEARFVWVGDGPARARLQQDNPDFVFCGVQRGEALARHFASGDLFVFPSLSETFGNVTLEALASGVPTVAFDYGAAREHLRDGIDGAAIPPGDEAAFIAACVRLAGDDLSRGAMRMATRQAVAGLHPEQVASDFDSVLLQLSHARRTRDGTTASSTTEREAS, encoded by the coding sequence ATGCGCTACGCGATCGTCAGCGAAACCTATCCGCCCGAGGTCAACGGCGTCGCCCTCACCGTGCAGGGACTGGAACAGGGTCTGCGCAGCCGTGGGCACGAGGTGCAGGTGATCCGTCCGCGCCAGTCGGCCGAGGAAGCGCCGGCCGCGCACGAGGTGCTGGTGCGCGGCGCCCCGCTGCCGCGCTACCCCGGGCTGCGCCTGGGACTGCCCGCCAGCGGCCGACTGCAGACGTTCTGGCGCGAGAACACCCCCGATGCGATCTACGTCGCCACCGAAGGTCCGCTCGGCTGGTCCGCGTTGCGCGCGGCGCGCCGGCTCGGCATCCCGGCGGCGACGGGTTTCCATACCCGCTTCGACGAATACATGCGCGACTACGGTGCGGCGTTCCTCGCGCAGACCGCCCTGCGCTGGATGCGCCGCTTCCACAACAGTGCCGATGCCACCCTCGTGCCGACGCGCGAACTCGCGCAGTTCCTGCAGGAGCAGCGCTTCGCCAACGTGGTGCGGCTGCCGCGCGCGGTCGACACCGCCCTGTTCGATCCGCGTAATCGCGACGCACAGCTGCGCGCCCAGTGGGGCGTCGGCGAGAACGGCCTGGTCGTGATCTACGTCGGCCGAATCGCCGCGGAGAAGAACCTCGACCTGGCGGTGCGTGCCTTCCGCGCATTGCAGCAGTCGCGACCGGAAGCGCGCTTCGTCTGGGTCGGCGACGGACCGGCGCGCGCGCGCCTGCAGCAGGACAACCCGGATTTCGTGTTCTGCGGCGTGCAGCGCGGCGAAGCCCTCGCCCGCCATTTCGCCAGCGGCGACCTGTTCGTGTTCCCGAGCCTGAGCGAAACCTTCGGCAACGTGACCCTGGAAGCGCTGGCCAGCGGCGTGCCGACCGTCGCCTTCGACTACGGCGCCGCCCGCGAGCACCTGCGCGATGGCATCGATGGCGCGGCGATCCCGCCCGGCGATGAAGCCGCCTTCATCGCCGCGTGCGTACGGCTGGCCGGCGACGACCTCAGCCGCGGCGCGATGCGTATGGCCACGCGGCAGGCGGTCGCAGGCCTGCATCCGGAGCAGGTCGCATCGGATTTCGACTCGGTACTGCTGCAACTCAGCCACGCGCGTCGCACTCGCGACGGCACCACGGCTTCGTCCACCACGGAACGGGAGGCGTCATGA
- a CDS encoding class I SAM-dependent methyltransferase, giving the protein MSIDEQRLNQFLGQAVGDLGAAISATLMLVGDHLGLYRALAKKPMGAAELARQTGTHERYIREWLGNQAAGGYVQYDAASDTYSLSEEQALCLADPGGPVDLPGAYSIVEATFHALEHTKENFRTGKGMEWGEHHPCLFHGTERFFRAGYNAHLITEWLPALDGTLEKLRAGGKVADVGCGHGASTTLMAQAFPKSTFIGYDYHAPSIEVARERAKQAGVDNAYFETADATGYTGHHFDLICFFDCLHDMGDPVGAARHALKALNPDGICMLVEPFAGDRVEENLNPVGRVYYGASSQICVPVSLARNGPALGAQAGEARLRAVMEEAGFTRFRRATQTPFNLVFEARP; this is encoded by the coding sequence ATGAGCATCGACGAACAGCGACTCAACCAGTTCCTGGGCCAGGCGGTCGGCGACCTCGGCGCCGCGATCAGCGCGACCCTGATGCTGGTGGGCGACCATCTCGGCCTGTACCGCGCACTGGCGAAGAAGCCGATGGGCGCGGCGGAACTGGCCCGCCAGACCGGCACCCATGAGCGCTACATCCGCGAATGGCTCGGCAACCAGGCGGCCGGTGGCTACGTCCAGTACGACGCGGCGAGCGATACCTATTCGCTCAGCGAGGAACAGGCGCTGTGCCTGGCCGATCCCGGCGGTCCGGTCGATCTGCCCGGCGCGTATTCGATCGTCGAGGCGACCTTCCACGCACTCGAACACACCAAGGAAAACTTCCGCACCGGCAAGGGCATGGAATGGGGCGAACACCATCCCTGCCTGTTCCACGGCACCGAACGCTTCTTCCGCGCCGGCTACAACGCGCACCTGATCACCGAATGGCTGCCCGCGCTGGACGGCACGCTCGAGAAGCTGCGCGCCGGCGGCAAGGTCGCCGATGTCGGATGCGGCCACGGCGCGAGCACCACGCTGATGGCGCAGGCGTTCCCGAAATCCACGTTCATCGGTTACGACTACCACGCGCCGTCGATAGAAGTCGCGCGCGAACGCGCGAAACAGGCCGGCGTGGACAACGCATATTTCGAAACCGCCGATGCGACCGGCTACACCGGCCATCATTTCGACCTGATCTGCTTCTTCGATTGCCTGCACGACATGGGCGACCCGGTCGGCGCGGCGCGGCATGCGCTGAAGGCGCTCAATCCCGACGGCATCTGCATGCTGGTGGAGCCGTTCGCGGGCGATCGCGTGGAAGAGAACCTCAATCCCGTCGGCCGCGTGTATTACGGCGCGTCCTCGCAGATCTGCGTGCCGGTATCGCTGGCGCGCAACGGCCCGGCGCTGGGCGCGCAGGCCGGCGAGGCGCGGCTGCGCGCAGTGATGGAAGAAGCGGGCTTCACCCGCTTCCGCCGCGCCACGCAGACACCGTTCAACCTGGTGTTCGAGGCGCGGCCGTGA
- a CDS encoding carbon-nitrogen hydrolase family protein: MTNLQEILADGTLKVAVAKYTIDAPADFEAFANKQAQWLDEARERGAQMAVLPEYLSLELAATFDEATRSELQASLVATQRYHGAWLALFARLARERSMHVVAGTFLLDNGVGRYRNRSYVFAPDGSHVWQDKLRLTGFEKGTGVIESGDELKVFETAGVRSAVSVCYDSEFPLPVRAQCEAGARLLIVPSCTDTEAGATRVRVGCLARALENRCFVAQAVTAGIAPWSPALDVNTGEAALIAPMDVGLPHDGMIVETRGEQRWAVATLDFAALEASRAHAQVSNDRDWASQYFPSVARAKVVRAAA; the protein is encoded by the coding sequence ATGACCAACTTGCAGGAAATCCTGGCCGACGGCACGCTCAAGGTTGCCGTCGCCAAGTACACGATCGACGCGCCGGCCGACTTCGAGGCCTTCGCGAACAAGCAGGCGCAGTGGCTGGACGAAGCGCGCGAACGAGGCGCGCAGATGGCGGTACTGCCGGAATACCTGTCGCTGGAACTGGCGGCGACGTTCGACGAGGCCACGCGCAGCGAGCTGCAGGCATCGCTCGTCGCGACGCAGCGCTACCACGGCGCGTGGCTGGCGTTGTTCGCGCGGCTCGCGCGCGAGCGCAGCATGCACGTGGTGGCGGGCACGTTCCTGCTCGACAACGGCGTGGGCCGTTACCGCAACCGGAGCTACGTCTTCGCACCGGACGGCAGCCACGTCTGGCAGGACAAGCTGCGCCTGACCGGCTTCGAGAAAGGCACCGGCGTGATCGAGTCGGGCGATGAGCTGAAGGTGTTCGAGACCGCCGGCGTGCGCAGCGCAGTGTCGGTCTGCTACGACAGCGAGTTTCCGCTGCCGGTGCGCGCGCAGTGCGAAGCCGGCGCGCGATTGCTGATCGTGCCCAGCTGCACCGACACCGAGGCCGGCGCGACCCGCGTGCGCGTGGGCTGTCTTGCGCGCGCGCTGGAGAACCGTTGTTTCGTCGCGCAGGCCGTGACCGCGGGCATTGCGCCGTGGAGCCCCGCGCTCGACGTCAACACCGGCGAGGCCGCGCTGATCGCGCCGATGGACGTGGGCCTGCCGCACGACGGGATGATCGTCGAAACGCGCGGCGAGCAGCGCTGGGCGGTGGCGACGCTGGACTTCGCGGCGCTTGAGGCGAGTCGTGCGCACGCACAGGTGAGCAACGACCGCGACTGGGCGAGCCAGTATTTCCCGAGCGTGGCTCGGGCCAAAGTGGTGCGGGCGGCCGCGTAA
- a CDS encoding cation diffusion facilitator family transporter: protein MAGGGDSTRAIFFALGANFAIAVAKGVAAFFTGSSAMLAETVHSLADCGNQLLLLLGMRQAKQPPSPDYPLGYGKAIYFWSFLVAVMLFTVGGMFSLYEGIHKLQHPEPVKYWWWAASVLTFGIIAEAVSMRACLQEVNKARGDRSLWQWFRESRQAELVVIFGEDLAALLGLVFALIAVGMTVATGNPLWDAIGTIVIGALLIVVAVFVAIEVKAMLIGQSVDPARQQQMREFLEGRPEIVRVISLITLQLGNEVLVSVQAQMREEHGVPGLVDQINTVERALKQSFPEVRWSFFEPDRKLVA, encoded by the coding sequence ATGGCAGGTGGTGGTGATTCGACGCGCGCGATCTTCTTCGCGCTGGGCGCCAATTTCGCGATCGCGGTCGCCAAGGGCGTGGCTGCCTTCTTCACCGGCTCCAGCGCGATGCTGGCCGAGACGGTGCATTCGCTCGCGGACTGCGGCAACCAGCTGCTGCTCCTGCTGGGCATGCGCCAGGCCAAGCAGCCGCCGTCGCCGGATTACCCGCTGGGCTACGGCAAGGCGATCTATTTCTGGTCGTTCCTCGTCGCGGTGATGCTGTTCACCGTCGGCGGCATGTTCTCGCTGTACGAGGGCATCCACAAACTGCAGCACCCCGAACCGGTGAAGTACTGGTGGTGGGCTGCCAGTGTGCTGACGTTCGGCATCATCGCCGAGGCCGTTTCGATGCGCGCCTGCCTGCAGGAAGTGAACAAGGCCCGTGGCGATCGTTCCCTGTGGCAGTGGTTCCGCGAGAGCCGCCAGGCTGAACTGGTGGTGATCTTCGGCGAGGATCTGGCCGCGCTGCTGGGCCTGGTGTTCGCGCTGATCGCGGTCGGCATGACCGTGGCGACGGGCAACCCGCTGTGGGACGCGATCGGCACCATCGTGATCGGCGCGCTGCTGATCGTCGTGGCGGTGTTCGTGGCCATCGAGGTCAAGGCGATGCTGATCGGCCAGAGCGTCGATCCGGCGCGCCAGCAGCAGATGCGCGAGTTCCTCGAAGGCCGCCCGGAGATCGTCCGCGTGATCAGCCTGATCACCTTGCAGCTGGGCAACGAGGTGCTGGTGTCGGTGCAGGCGCAGATGCGCGAGGAGCACGGCGTGCCCGGGCTGGTCGACCAGATCAACACGGTCGAGCGCGCACTGAAGCAGAGTTTCCCGGAAGTGCGCTGGAGCTTCTTCGAGCCGGATCGCAAGCTGGTCGCCTGA